CGTTACGGAGGTGACCACGTTCTATCACAACTACGACTCCGCTCGTATCGTTGGTAAACGGCTCATTCTCAGACTCGAACGGCTGCCACCAGCACCGTTGCTGAATGCACTCAATCACGACTTTTCCGACATCCTGCGTTCTGGTACCATCGAAATTATTGAACCAACCGCATGGGAGATACGCGAAAATGATCGTCTCCGTCTCAAGCGCTTAGCCTTGGATTTCGACCAGCACTCCCTCGGGCGCCTACGCATGATGATCGATCGCCTCAACGAGGTTTAACGGCTCCCTCAGCGATGGCGATCAGCTCACCGACATCGATTGAGAGAACCCACACACCCCATTCTCTTCCCCAAGGATGACAAAGAATAGGAATCCCCTGATAGCCGTTAGCAACTCACCTTCTAAGCCAATACCGTTAACTTAGTATCATTTCTATGCTATGCTGGGTCCTGGGAGGTACCGATGCCAAGACCCGGGTGGAGAAAACAGCCAGAGGATTCACGACTGACCGATCATCTCTCGATCGGGGTTCTTACCCGTACTTTCTCGAGAGAGCTCATTGATTCGATACTCAGTTCAACGGGTAAAGTCCAACAGCGCATCCGACTCCTTCCATCACGGGTGATGATCTATTACATCCTGGCCCTCTCGCTCTATCCCCAGGACTCCTACGAGGAGGTCATGCGTCACTTAAGCGAAGGACTCCGTTGGGCAGATCAGTTCAGGTCCTCTTGGAGTGTTCCCTCGAAGGTGGCGATCTTTAAGGCTCGCCTACGCTTGGGGGCTGAACCCATGAAGCGACTCTACGAGGCAGTTGCAAAGCCTCTGGCAGTACCTGGCGATGCGGGTGCCTTCTATCGGGGGTTCCGCCTTGTTGCGATCGATGGAACGAGCCTGAGCGTCGCTGATTCTGCCGAGAACCTCGCTCATTTCTCAAAGCCCACCACTCCCCTTGGGGAGGCCGCCTATGCCAAGGCAAGAATCGTCGGTCTCCTAGAGTGTGGTACCCATACGATCTTTGCGGCCGACGTTGGTCCCTATAGTACTGCTGAGCAGGTATTGGCCCAAGGTGTGATCGATCAGCTCAAACCAGGGATGCTCTGCCTTGGTGATCGTGGGTTCTTCTCCTATGATCTCTGGCAGCAAGTAGCTAGCACCGGTGCCCAAGTCTTGTGGCGAGCAAAGGTCAACTATCGTATTGAAACAGTCGCCGAACTCGAGGATGGTTCCTACCTCGGCAACGTCTATCACCACAAGGACAGGGCCAAGAGACATCCAATGATGGTGAGGGTCATCGAGTATCACATCACCGAAGGTGAGGACCCTGATCTGTTCTACCGGCTCTTTTGCTCGATCACTGATCCCGAGATCGCACCCGCTCATGAGCTGGCCGCACTCTATGCAAAGCGTTGGGAGATCGAATCGGCCTTTGATGAACTAAAGACTCATCAGTTCGAGGCACGAAGGGTACTCCGGTCTCAGTCCCCAGAGCTTGTCTACCAGGAGATCTGGGGGATGTTAGCCCTGCACGTTGGCATCAGAGAGCTCATGTATGACGTCTCTGCATCCTCTAGGGGTGACCCGTTATCGCTCTCGTTTCTTGGATCTCTCCGGACGGCTCGCACCAGCGCGCTCATGAGTCCGGGTTTTTCCCCCAGAGGTCCTCGCTGAAGCCTTCAGGCGTGCGACCTGTCAGATACTTGAGCAGGTACTACCAAAGCGACGCTTGCGCTCCAATCCCCGTGTCGTTCGAAAGCGTATGAGTCCCTATCCCACCAAGTATCCCAACCACTCCAACTGGCCTCAACCCTCGATGCCCGTCAAGGATCTCATCTATGTCATCGCGGCGGGTCCCTAAGTTAACGGTATTGGGCTAAAGGCGCGCACGCTCCTGGTGGCGTGCCAGCTCTTGGCACACGCTAGGCGAGGAAGGCAAGGTAGCGGTCGATGATCGGCTCCCAGCCCAGGTGCGTGGTGGCATAGTGTTTTCCATGTTGGCCGAGCGTCTGTGCGAGGGTTCTATCGGTCGCAATGAGCTCGATAGCGCTGAGCAGTTCAGGCGCCGTGCGAAATGCAATCCCGCCACCTGAGTGTTCGATCTGCTCCAGGAGAACCGGGTTATGGCCGTTGACGATGAGGGGGATGCCTGCCCCCATCGCCTCGATGGCGACGAGGGAGAAGGACTCATAGCGTGAGGCGATGACGACGGCGGATGCGTTGGCCAGCAAGGCGTCACGGTGGGCCTTCGAGACGACGCCGAGCGCCTCGACGTTGGGTGTAGGCTGCAAGGGGTCAACGAGGGGGCCGGCCATGATGAGTCGCAACGTGGGCTGTGTCTGGCGATAGAGCTCAGTGAGTAGCCGGCTGCCTTTGTCGGCCTGTACACGCCCAAGTGCGAGAAGATAGGGCGTTGCGGGTAACGATAGGGAGGGGCCGGTGTCGGGGGTTGGTTCATCGAGTCCTAGGGGCAGCACGAGCTGGCGAGAGGCGCCAATCAAAAAGAGTCGATTGAGGAGATCCTGTTCGGAGCGTGTTTGGAAGACAATCCGACGTGCGCGGGGCACGAGTTCGGAATAGATTGAACTCGAGAGGATCGGCTCTGGGTGCGCGGCAGGGTGGAGCACGGATCGGGCGGGTTTCCAACGCAGAGCTTGGAGGTTCGGCCAGTAAAGGAGGGGATAGCTGATCACCCGATCAGGGTCGAGCCGATCGAGGAGTGCTTCGAACCCATCGAGGAGCGGGCCTTGGTCCTCCAAGAACTGGTTAGCGCTGACGGCGTGCGGGTGTCGTCCGGTGGCGAGTGCGTTGGCGTAGATGGTGGAGAAGTTTGCGAGGCGAGGCTGGCATGGCCGAAGACGGTGGACAATCACCCCGTCCTCGACGAC
The window above is part of the Ferrimicrobium sp. genome. Proteins encoded here:
- a CDS encoding IS4 family transposase, whose amino-acid sequence is MPRPGWRKQPEDSRLTDHLSIGVLTRTFSRELIDSILSSTGKVQQRIRLLPSRVMIYYILALSLYPQDSYEEVMRHLSEGLRWADQFRSSWSVPSKVAIFKARLRLGAEPMKRLYEAVAKPLAVPGDAGAFYRGFRLVAIDGTSLSVADSAENLAHFSKPTTPLGEAAYAKARIVGLLECGTHTIFAADVGPYSTAEQVLAQGVIDQLKPGMLCLGDRGFFSYDLWQQVASTGAQVLWRAKVNYRIETVAELEDGSYLGNVYHHKDRAKRHPMMVRVIEYHITEGEDPDLFYRLFCSITDPEIAPAHELAALYAKRWEIESAFDELKTHQFEARRVLRSQSPELVYQEIWGMLALHVGIRELMYDVSASSRGDPLSLSFLGSLRTARTSALMSPGFSPRGPR
- a CDS encoding glycosyltransferase family 4 protein, whose product is MHLVFVTPRYGRDIVGGAEMAVRSYATRIAGRGHRVEVITSTATTLVWDDTLRAETVVEDGVIVHRLRPCQPRLANFSTIYANALATGRHPHAVSANQFLEDQGPLLDGFEALLDRLDPDRVISYPLLYWPNLQALRWKPARSVLHPAAHPEPILSSSIYSELVPRARRIVFQTRSEQDLLNRLFLIGASRQLVLPLGLDEPTPDTGPSLSLPATPYLLALGRVQADKGSRLLTELYRQTQPTLRLIMAGPLVDPLQPTPNVEALGVVSKAHRDALLANASAVVIASRYESFSLVAIEAMGAGIPLIVNGHNPVLLEQIEHSGGGIAFRTAPELLSAIELIATDRTLAQTLGQHGKHYATTHLGWEPIIDRYLAFLA